A region of the Muricauda sp. MAR_2010_75 genome:
TCCAATCAATGGCCATCTGTAAATGGCGCCTTGCAGCTTCCACACGCTCTTCCATGGTGGGAGGGTTTAAGTGTTGCCCGGTTTTAAAATAGTGCTTTACTTCCTTAAAAAACCAGGGGTTTCCAATGCTGGCACGCCCAATCATGGCACCGTCCAAGCCATATTCATCCCGCATTTTTACTGCAGCTTCCGGTGTATCCACATCGCCATTGCCAAAAACGGGGATATGCATTCTGGGGTTGTTCTTTACTTCCGCAATGGGTCCCCAATCGGCTTCGCCCTTGTACATCTGTACCCGTGTGCGTCCATGTATTGATATAGCCTCAATCCCCACATCCTGCAATCGCTCTGCGACCTCTACAATCTTTATGGAATTGGAATCCCAGCCCAATCGCGTTTTTACGGTAACGGGCAATTTGGTTCGCTTTACCATTTCCTCCGTTAGTTTTACCATCAAAGGAATATCGCGAAGAATCCCTGCCCCTGCATTTTTACACACCACTTTTTTTACGGGACAGCCAAAATTAATATCGATGATATCCGGATTGGATTTTTCAACGATGTCCACTGCCTGCAACATGGAATCCAACTCCGCACCAAAAATCTGGATGCCCACCGGGCGCTCCTTTTCATAAATGTCCAGTTTGATAACACTTTTAGCGGCATCCCTGATCAATCCTTCGGAAGAAATGAACTCCGTATATACCACATCTGCCCCCTGCTCCTTGCACAAAGCGCGAAAAGGAGGGTCACTCACATCTTCCATTGGCGCTAGCAACAATGGAAAATCAGGAAGTTCTATGTTTCTAATTTTTGGCAATTCTTTTATTTTTTTGGATTGCAAAAGTACAAAATACCCGATAATCAAGACATTACTCTTGGGATTCTAGTCGATCTCGCTCTTTTTTGTCGATGGCACGTTGGTTGTCCTGTAACCTAAAGTTTCCAAAATTATAGGTAAACCCTACTCGGACAAACTGGGTTTCCGCTCGTCTCCGATAAAAATTATCCTGATTTAGATACGCTGAAGTATACGTAGGAATCCATTTGTACAAAAGGTCCTCTGCGGCAATGGAAACAACGGCCCTGTTGTTGAACAATGATTTTCGCAATCCCAGAGTAAGGTTCAACTGCTCATCAGAAATGTATGAACCAAACAAAAAATTGGAAATATAGGTCATGGTAACCTCGCCGGTTAGGCTTCCATCTTTGGAGAGCGTTAAATAATTGGCCAAATAGCCATAGACCCCATCCACTTCATTGGTGTATTCCACATTTCCGCTTTCAACCGCCAAGAAGATTTCCTCTTCGTGAAAAAGTGAAGTGTAGGCATACAAAAACCATGAGGGCATAATGGTTTTGCTCAAAGTAAAGTCCAGGCCATATGATGTGCTTTCCAGTACATTTTGCTTAAGCTCCACCAACGTTTGGTTGTCATTGTCCTGAAAGACCAAATAGGCGATGTTGGCTCCGTTATCCCGATAATACACATCGAAAAAATATTCACTGTTAAAGGTATAGTTGAGGTTAAAATTGTTGCTGAAGCTGGGCCTCAGCCTTGGGTTGCCCTCTTCGTAATCGTTCTCATTGAAGAAAAACCGGAATGGGTTAAGGTCATTGTATTTGGGCCGGTCTACATTTCTACCGTAATCAAAGGAAAAGCTGTGCTTGTCCGATGGCGAATACAAAAGATACAGGGAGGGAAAAGGTTCAAAAAAATTTTGGGTATTGGTTTCGTTCAAGGTCAAGGACACCCCTTCTGCTTGGGTGAGTTCTCCCCGCAATCCCATTTTCATGGACCATTTTTCCCAGTTTTTTACATAACTGAAATAGGCGGCATATACATTTTCATCATAGGTAAAGTCATCAGATAAGGATGAATCTACAGTATTACTGGTGCCATTAAAGTTGAAAAAATCCACATTGCTCTCGGAAGCTATGGAAGAAACCTTGGCCCCGGTTTCAATGGAAGCATTTCCCATAGGTGTGGAAAAATCCACCTGTCCGGTATAAATCTGAATGTCCTGTTGCGAATCGGAATCAAAGCCAAAATCCCGTAAAAAACTCCCACTGGAATCAAAATAATTGGACGCCAAGTTCTGAAAAGACCGTTCATTGTAGTTGGTATAATGGCCATTAAAACTCAATCGGGCCCCAGGTTTTTTCAACTTATGCACATAACTCAGGTCAACTGCCAAATTGGTATTGTCCATAGAGGTATTGTTCAAGGTGGTAAAGGTGGAGTCCAATTGATATTGGGCATTCCGTATGTCGTTGTTCAATCGCGTTTGTTGCTCTTGATCAGGGTTGAACAGCAAGCTGGACGTGAGGTTTATGCTGTTGTTATCATCCAAGTCATAGTCCATGATAAAGCTTCCGGCATGGGATTGGGTGCTTTTAATCTGATTATACCGTGTATCCCATCGCGAATAAACCGAATTGGCATCATCCATAAAATTGATTCCTTTTTCTGTTTTTCTTATTTCTTTTTGGGGATTGAAGGAGTAGTTGGCAAAGAGGTTGAGCTTGTCCGTTTTGTAGTAATGACTGGTTCCCAAACTAAATTTGGGAAACACCGCTTGGGTATACGTTCCATTGATGCTTCCCTTGTACCCTGGAATAATGTTCTTGCTTGTGATGATATTAAGAATAGGTCCTCCTTCGGCATCATACTGGGCGGGTGGGTTGATCATCACCTCAACCGATTTTATGTTCACCCCAGAAAGACCCTGTAACAGATCTTGCACTTCTTGGCCGGACAATTGTACCGCTCTTCCGTTCAGATATACCCTTGCACCTTCCCCCCTGACCAACAACCTATCATCATTTACGATAACCCCTGGAGTGCTTCTCAGGATATCCCATGTTGTTCCTTGTGAAACTATCGTGTTTTCAACTGAAAAGACCAGTCTGTCTGGTAGCCTTTGCAGCTTGGGGCGTTGCGCGGTTACAACCACCTCGTCCAGCTCATTCGTCTCTAAAGGAATTAACAGTGCTCCAAGGGAAACATCTTGGCGAATATCCAAAGCTCTGGGTTCTGAGCCTCTCCCAACATAGCTGGCTTGCAAAAGATAAAGATCGGGCTCTACTTCGGTAAGGGCAAAAAAACCATTGTCATCTGCAGAAGTGCCCTTTACAAAAGTAGTGTCGGACGCCTGCAAAAGCAAGATATTGGCGAAAGGAATAATTTGATCTTGTTCATCAACCACCTTTCCCGTAATCTGATAGGTCTGACCACTTACGTGGTTGACCATAACAAACACCAATAAAACAATATAGGTGAGGTTTTTCATTTAAGTTGGGGTTGAGCGTCAAATCTAAGAAAATATTTTAGAGCGTTGCTTGGCCTGTTTTCTTATTTGCAAAAAACCATTCTCAGGTATTTAAAACAACTATATTTGCAGTTGCTTAGCAGCCCATTTGTATTGAGCATCTGTTGATATGGAGAAGATTAGGAATTTTTGCATTATTGCGCATATAGACCACGGAAAAAGTACGTTGGCAGACCGATTATTGGATTTTACCGGCTCAGTCACCGAACGGGAAAAACAAGATCAGTTGTTGGACAACATGGACTTGGAGCGCGAACGTGGTATTACTATAAAGAGTCATGCCATACAAATGGAATATGTGCATGAAGGAGAGACCTACATCCTAAATTTGATTGACACTCCCGGCCACGTGGACTTTTCCTATGAGGTGTCCCGCTCCATTGCGGCCTGTGAAGGTGCCCTTTTGGTGGTTGATGCTGCCCAAAGCATTCAGGCGCAAACCATTTCCAATCTGTATTTGGCCTTGGAGAACGACTTGGAAATCATCCCTGTGCTGAACAAAGTGGATTTACCCAGCGCCAATCCCGAAGAAGTAACCGATGATATTGTTGACCTGTTGGGTTGTAAGCCCGAAGATGTCATTCCCGCCAGTGCCAAAACCGGAATTGGTATTCAAGACATCCTCACCGCTATTATTGAGCGTATCCCTGCTCCAAAAGGAAACGTGGATGAGCCCTTACAAGCCTTGGTTTTTGATTCAGTCTATAATCCATTCCGGGGGGTTGAGACCTATTTTAGGGTTATCAACGGTGAAATCACAAAAGGACAAAAGATAAAATTTGTCGCCACTGGAAAATCCTATTATGCGGATGAAATAGGCACTTTAAAACTCAGACAACTTCCTAAAAACAAAATATCTGCAGGAGATGTGGGTTACTTGATCACGGGAATCAAAGATGCCCGGGAAGTAAAGGTGGGAGACACCATTACCGATGCAGTTGACCCAACAAAAAATCCAATTGGAGGCTTTGAAGATGTAAAACCCATGGTCTTTGCAGGAATCTATCCTGTGGATACCGAAGACTTTGAGGAACTCCGTTCTTCCATGGAAAAATTACAGCTCAATGATGCCTCTTTGGTCTTTACGCCGGAAAGCAGTGCTGCTTTGGGCTTTGGGTTCCGATGCGGGTTTTTGGGAATGCTCCACATGGAAATTATCCAAGAACGCTTGGAGCGTGAGTTTGATATGACGGTTATCACCACCGTACCCAACGTAAGCTATCACGCTTTTACTACCAAGGACACGGAAACCCCGGTCATTGTCAATAATCCATCCGATTTGCCCGACCCTTCCACTTTGGACCGAGTCGAGGAACCATATATAAAGGCCACCATCATCACCAAATCTGATTTTGTGGGAAATGTGATGTCGCTCTGTATTGAAAAACGGGGTCAGATCGTTAACCAGACCTATTTGACAACAGAGCGGGTTGAGCTTATTTTTGATATGCCCTTGGCTGAAATCGTTTTTGATTTTTACGACCGATTGAAAACCATTTCAAAAGGATACGCCTCTTTTGATTATTCCCCAATAGGAATGCGAGTGTCCAAACTGGTCCGAGTGGATATCCTCTTGAACGCCCAGCCTGTGGACGCCTTATCCGCATTGGTTCATTTTGATAATGCGCACAACATTGGTAAACGCATGTGCGAAAAATTGAAGGAACTCATCCCCAGACAACAGTTTGATATTCCGATACAGGCCGCCATTGGCTCCAAAATCATTTCTAGGGAAACCATCAAGGCCCTGAGGAAGGATGTAACGGCCAAATGTTATGGTGGGGATATTTCGCGAAAGCGAAAATTGTTGGAAAAACAGAAGAAAGGGAAAAAGCGGATGCGCCAAGTGGGCAATGTGGAAATTCCGCAGCAAGCGTTTATGGCGGTCCTCAAGTTGAATGACTAAGAAAATTACAACCGTTGTTCCTGACAGGAAATACGTTCTCATTTGATGATCCAAGTTGGTAATTCCCTCGAAAATAGTATTCAGCAGGTATTGGAGGCAATGCAAATTGATGATTGCCCCGATTCATTTGATGTACAAATGAAATTCTTAAGAAGGTTCTTTCTCAGTTGAGAACCGTTTTCCTAAATAAACGAGTTTGAAGCCTTCACCCTTAGGCTCAAAATCCTTACTATTGGCAGGAATGATTTCTATACTTCCATTAGGATGTTTGGTAAAAACGGGGATGATATCGCCTTCCTCTTGGCTTTTATCTATAAGTGTATCGTAATGCTCTTTGTCCTTTAGATCAATCTCATGGATGGCGGGGTATTTTCGAACCGTGTCCATTAGTTTAATGAAATCATCCGTATGTGAAAAGAGCCCTTCCTTCGGGTTGTTCTGGGGATCATTTACCTCTTCGGTGTTCACCAATCGGAACGCACCGTTCTCTCCAAACTGCTTTTGAAATTTATCAATAGCAAATTTGTTGATGTCCGAGTTTCCTGTAAGTGCCATCAGATAACCCATATCATTCAGCTCAATGTTATCGGCCAAAGTATCCGAAAAAATGTTGGCCGTAATGGCTTCCAATCCCAACTTTTTGGCCTTGTCCACATTGGTTTGGTTATTATCTATCAACACCACATGCCTGTTGTTCTTTCGTAAATAATTTGCGATCAATCGCGAAAGCTTGGATGCGCCAATAATCAAAATACCCTCGGACTTTTTCAGGAAAACACCCACCAATTTTGCAAAAATCCGGGCTGTGGTGGCATTCAACAATACGGTTCCCAGCACGATCATAAAGACCAAGGGGGTAATATATTCAGCCCCGGGCTCTCCCCTTAAAATCAATTTAGATCCAAAGAGTGAAGCGATACCAGCAGCAACAATACCCCTAGGTCCGACCCACCCGATAAAGAGCTTTTCATTGAACTTTAAATTGGAGCCATGGGCGCTCAAAAACACTCCCAGCGGCCTAATGATAAACACAATAACAGCAAACAGAGCCACGGTGTCCCAATTGTATATCAGCTCCATATCAGCGATATTGATGTTGGCCGCCAAAAGAATGAACAGAATAGATATCAACAATACACTCAGGGATTCCTTGAAGTATAGCAGTTCCTTAATATTTGGCAGGTTCATGTTGCCCAAAACCATTCCCATGACCACTACGGCCAAAAGACCAGATTCGTGTGCAAATAAATCCGACTCCACATAAACCAGAAGTACAGTGGAAAGCGATACCACATTCAACAAATAATGCGGTATAAAATCGCGTTTTATGGCAAAGGCCAGTGCATGGGCAAACGTAAATCCAAAGGTGGTCCCAAAAAGTAGAATTTTTCCAAATTCAATGAGCGCGGTTTGTGTGAAAGCCTGCCCTTCTCCAACACTGATGAACTCAAATACCAATACCGCCACCAATGCGCCAATGGGATCTATTAGAATCCCTTCCCACTTTAATACGGTGGAGACATCTTTTTTTAAAGGGATGTTCCTTAAAATGGGCGTGATCACCGTAGGTCCCGTAACTATGATCAATCCTGAAAATAGGAAGGATATCTGCCATGAAAGCCCAAAAATATAATGGGCCGCAACACCAGCTCCAAAAAAGGTGACTACTGTTCCTATGGTTATTAACTTGGTAATTACAGGGCCTACATTGGATATTTCGGCACGTTTTAAGGTAAGACCGCCTTCAAATAGGATTACGCTGATGGCCAGTGACACAAAATAGTAAAGGCCTTCCCCGGGAAACAATCCTTTCTCTCCGTTCCAAATGGGTTCAATAAGTTTTGAGCCATCATCGGTGTACAGCGTAGATATAGGTCCTACTAAAAGACCGATCAATATCAATGGTAAAATGGCAGGCAATTTAAATCGCCATGCTACCCATTGCGCGATAATGCCAAGAATAATGATTCCCGCAAGTTCCAGCATTGTTCAAGTTTTGTTGAAATTTACAGTTTTTCTTTTAGATTGGGCCCAATCCCAAAAACGGAGTTTTTCTTTATGAATAGCCAGAGGCCCCGAACTTAGGTTTCCTTTGAATAATTTTGTTAAAATACGGCCAATAAATTCCTATTTTTTAGCCATTTGCATTGTGCTTTTCTTATTTTGCATGCCATTTGCTTTCTAAATGACAATTTATCCTGTAGAGACTGGAAATTTTAAGTTGGATGGTGGGGCCATGTTCGGTGTGGTGCCAAAATCTATATGGAATCGCACGAATCCGGCAGATGCCAACAATATGATCGATTTGGGTGCCCGATGTCTCCTGATTGAGGACGGGGACCGGCTTATTTTGATAGACAACGGTCTTGGCAACAAACAATCCGAAAAATTCTTTGGTTACTACTATCTATGGGGAAATCATTCCTTGGATGGCTCTTTGGGGCAACTTGGGTTTCACAGAGATGATATCACCGATGTTTTTTTGACCCATCTCCATTTTGACCATTGCGGGGGGAGCATTCAATGGAACAAGGACCGAACAGGCTACGAGCCCGCTTTTAAAAATGGCAGGTTTTGGAGCAATAAGGACCATTGGGAGTGGGCCACCGAACCAAACCCTCGGGAGAAAGCCTCTTTTCTAAAGGAAAATTTGTTGCCCATGCAAGAAAGCGGACAGCTTCATTTTGTGCAGCAAAACAAAGATGCTTTTATTGGGAATTCCGAATTGGATTTTGGAATCCACTTTGTGAACGGACATACGGACAAGCAAATGCTCCCGCACCTAACCTATAAAGGTAAAACCGTGGTTTTTGTGGCCGATTTAATTCCAACGGTTGGTCATATTCCATTGCCTTATGTTATGGGATACGACACTAGGCCCTTGCTCACCATGGAAGAAAAAGCAACATTCCTTAATAAGGCTGCAGACAAGGATTGGCTTCTGTTTTTTGAGCACGATGCCCACAACCAACTCTGCACCCTAAAACATACCGAAAAAGGGGTGCGATTGGACGAAACATTCTCTTTTAACGAAATATTCAACACGCAATAAAGTTTTACATTCTATACATTTTTTTATGAATCGCACATATAGCAAACTATCTATCCTATCCCTTTCCGCTTCACTGTTCCTTATGGGCTGTGGGGCCACCTCTTTGGTTTCCACCCCGGTTGAAAATATTGACACGGTACCTTTAAAAATCACCGATCTTACCGAAACGGAGAAAAAAAACTGGGGCCATGCCGACCTTATCATGGATACCATTCCTGGCATGAGTGTGGATAGGGCCTACAAGGAAATCATCAAAAACAAAAAGGGAAAGACCGTTATTGTGGCCGTGGTGGATTCTGGAATTGATTTGGAGCACGAGGATTTGGACGGCGTACTCTGGACCAACAAAGATGAAATTCCAAATAATGGAAAGGATGATGATGGCAATGGTTATGTGGATGATATTCACGGGTACAATTTTTTGGGTGATTCCTACAACGAACAGTTGGAATATGTACGAATGCTTCGCTTGAACATTGGTGATGCATCTGAAAGGGCCCAAGCTAGATTATTGCTGGACAAGGAATACCCCGAGGCACTTCAAAACAAACAACAATACGAGCAAATTTATCAAGTGGTAAAAGGTGCCGATGCCGCGGTTAAAGAAGAACTGGGCAAGGAAACCTATACCAAGGAAGACTTAAAATCCATTGAGCCCAAAACACCTATTATGGAGCAAAGTGTTGCGGTGCTGACACAGATGTTCACCTATGGTGATGACATTCCCAGTGTTTTGGCCGAACTTAAAGAGGGCATTACCTATTTCGCTGATCAGGTCAACTACAACCTCAACAAAGATTTTAATGGTAGAGCCCCGGTTGGTGATGACCCCTATGATATTACCGATGTTCCCTACGGAAACGGAAACCCTAAAAATCAGGTAGATTCAGAAAGTCACGGCACCCACGTAGCGGGAATCATTGCAGCAGAGCGCAACAATGGCATTGGGATGAAAGGTGTGGCCCAAAATGTGGAAATTATGAGTGTTCGTGCCGTGCCCAACGGTGATGAATACGACAAAGACATTGCTTTGGGCATACGATATGCTGTGGATAATGGGGCAAAAATCATTAACTGTAGCTTTGGAAAGGCATTTTCACCAGAAGCCGAATGGGTGTACGATGCCATCAAATATGCGGCTTCCAAGGATGTATTGATTGTTCATGCTGCAGGAAACGACGGCCATGATTTGGACGACCCGGAGAACCCAAATTATCCCAATGATGCCAAATTGGGCCAGACCGATGAGTTTGCTGATAACCTTATTACTGTGGGCGCGCTAACAAGCAGCTATGGCTCTGATATGGTGGCCACTTTTTCCAACTACGGCAAACAAAATGTGGATGTCTTTGCGCCAGGGGATGATATCTATTCCACCCTTCCCAACAACGATTATGATTTTCAAGGTGGTACCTCCATGGCGGCCCCGGCAGTTGCTGGTGTATCGGCCTTGATCCGGTCTTATTATCCAGATTTATCTGCTCCCCAGGTAAAAAATATTATTATGCAATCTGGATTGTATTCAAAAGCCTCCGTTATTGTGGCGGGCGATGAAACCAAACCCACAACCTTTGATAAAATCTCAAAATCAGGAAAAATGGTCAATGCCTATAATGCCCTACTTTTGGCAGATAATATTTCAAAAGGCAGAATGACCTTGAACAGCAATTCAAAATAAAATATGAAGCGTTTATTATCATTCTTTTTTACCACAGTATCGGGAATTTCCCTTCTTATCGCACAGAACAATTCGTATTGGCAGCAACATGTGGATTATACCATGGATGTTAACATGGATGTAAAAACCTATCAATATACCGGAACACAAAAACTGGTCTACACCAATAACTCACCTGATGTTTTGGATAGAGTTTTTTACCATCTGTACTACAACGCCTTTCAACCGGGAAGCGAGATGGACATTCGGTTACAGAACATAAAGGACCCCGATAATCGAATGATGGAAAACGGAGTGAGTAGAATTTCCACCCTTTCCGAAAGTGAAATGGGCTATCTACATGCGGAAACGCTTACGCAAGACGGACAAGCCGTATCAT
Encoded here:
- a CDS encoding outer membrane beta-barrel family protein; the encoded protein is MKNLTYIVLLVFVMVNHVSGQTYQITGKVVDEQDQIIPFANILLLQASDTTFVKGTSADDNGFFALTEVEPDLYLLQASYVGRGSEPRALDIRQDVSLGALLIPLETNELDEVVVTAQRPKLQRLPDRLVFSVENTIVSQGTTWDILRSTPGVIVNDDRLLVRGEGARVYLNGRAVQLSGQEVQDLLQGLSGVNIKSVEVMINPPAQYDAEGGPILNIITSKNIIPGYKGSINGTYTQAVFPKFSLGTSHYYKTDKLNLFANYSFNPQKEIRKTEKGINFMDDANSVYSRWDTRYNQIKSTQSHAGSFIMDYDLDDNNSINLTSSLLFNPDQEQQTRLNNDIRNAQYQLDSTFTTLNNTSMDNTNLAVDLSYVHKLKKPGARLSFNGHYTNYNERSFQNLASNYFDSSGSFLRDFGFDSDSQQDIQIYTGQVDFSTPMGNASIETGAKVSSIASESNVDFFNFNGTSNTVDSSLSDDFTYDENVYAAYFSYVKNWEKWSMKMGLRGELTQAEGVSLTLNETNTQNFFEPFPSLYLLYSPSDKHSFSFDYGRNVDRPKYNDLNPFRFFFNENDYEEGNPRLRPSFSNNFNLNYTFNSEYFFDVYYRDNGANIAYLVFQDNDNQTLVELKQNVLESTSYGLDFTLSKTIMPSWFLYAYTSLFHEEEIFLAVESGNVEYTNEVDGVYGYLANYLTLSKDGSLTGEVTMTYISNFLFGSYISDEQLNLTLGLRKSLFNNRAVVSIAAEDLLYKWIPTYTSAYLNQDNFYRRRAETQFVRVGFTYNFGNFRLQDNQRAIDKKERDRLESQE
- a CDS encoding sodium:proton antiporter, producing the protein MLELAGIIILGIIAQWVAWRFKLPAILPLILIGLLVGPISTLYTDDGSKLIEPIWNGEKGLFPGEGLYYFVSLAISVILFEGGLTLKRAEISNVGPVITKLITIGTVVTFFGAGVAAHYIFGLSWQISFLFSGLIIVTGPTVITPILRNIPLKKDVSTVLKWEGILIDPIGALVAVLVFEFISVGEGQAFTQTALIEFGKILLFGTTFGFTFAHALAFAIKRDFIPHYLLNVVSLSTVLLVYVESDLFAHESGLLAVVVMGMVLGNMNLPNIKELLYFKESLSVLLISILFILLAANINIADMELIYNWDTVALFAVIVFIIRPLGVFLSAHGSNLKFNEKLFIGWVGPRGIVAAGIASLFGSKLILRGEPGAEYITPLVFMIVLGTVLLNATTARIFAKLVGVFLKKSEGILIIGASKLSRLIANYLRKNNRHVVLIDNNQTNVDKAKKLGLEAITANIFSDTLADNIELNDMGYLMALTGNSDINKFAIDKFQKQFGENGAFRLVNTEEVNDPQNNPKEGLFSHTDDFIKLMDTVRKYPAIHEIDLKDKEHYDTLIDKSQEEGDIIPVFTKHPNGSIEIIPANSKDFEPKGEGFKLVYLGKRFSTEKEPS
- a CDS encoding MBL fold metallo-hydrolase, with amino-acid sequence MTIYPVETGNFKLDGGAMFGVVPKSIWNRTNPADANNMIDLGARCLLIEDGDRLILIDNGLGNKQSEKFFGYYYLWGNHSLDGSLGQLGFHRDDITDVFLTHLHFDHCGGSIQWNKDRTGYEPAFKNGRFWSNKDHWEWATEPNPREKASFLKENLLPMQESGQLHFVQQNKDAFIGNSELDFGIHFVNGHTDKQMLPHLTYKGKTVVFVADLIPTVGHIPLPYVMGYDTRPLLTMEEKATFLNKAADKDWLLFFEHDAHNQLCTLKHTEKGVRLDETFSFNEIFNTQ
- the lepA gene encoding translation elongation factor 4, which translates into the protein MEKIRNFCIIAHIDHGKSTLADRLLDFTGSVTEREKQDQLLDNMDLERERGITIKSHAIQMEYVHEGETYILNLIDTPGHVDFSYEVSRSIAACEGALLVVDAAQSIQAQTISNLYLALENDLEIIPVLNKVDLPSANPEEVTDDIVDLLGCKPEDVIPASAKTGIGIQDILTAIIERIPAPKGNVDEPLQALVFDSVYNPFRGVETYFRVINGEITKGQKIKFVATGKSYYADEIGTLKLRQLPKNKISAGDVGYLITGIKDAREVKVGDTITDAVDPTKNPIGGFEDVKPMVFAGIYPVDTEDFEELRSSMEKLQLNDASLVFTPESSAALGFGFRCGFLGMLHMEIIQERLEREFDMTVITTVPNVSYHAFTTKDTETPVIVNNPSDLPDPSTLDRVEEPYIKATIITKSDFVGNVMSLCIEKRGQIVNQTYLTTERVELIFDMPLAEIVFDFYDRLKTISKGYASFDYSPIGMRVSKLVRVDILLNAQPVDALSALVHFDNAHNIGKRMCEKLKELIPRQQFDIPIQAAIGSKIISRETIKALRKDVTAKCYGGDISRKRKLLEKQKKGKKRMRQVGNVEIPQQAFMAVLKLND
- the dusB gene encoding tRNA dihydrouridine synthase DusB, with product MPKIRNIELPDFPLLLAPMEDVSDPPFRALCKEQGADVVYTEFISSEGLIRDAAKSVIKLDIYEKERPVGIQIFGAELDSMLQAVDIVEKSNPDIIDINFGCPVKKVVCKNAGAGILRDIPLMVKLTEEMVKRTKLPVTVKTRLGWDSNSIKIVEVAERLQDVGIEAISIHGRTRVQMYKGEADWGPIAEVKNNPRMHIPVFGNGDVDTPEAAVKMRDEYGLDGAMIGRASIGNPWFFKEVKHYFKTGQHLNPPTMEERVEAARRHLQMAIDWKGEKLGVFETRRHYTNYFKGIPHFKEYRMKMVTSDDAPDVFAAFDEVLEKFGDYQFA
- a CDS encoding S8 family peptidase produces the protein MNRTYSKLSILSLSASLFLMGCGATSLVSTPVENIDTVPLKITDLTETEKKNWGHADLIMDTIPGMSVDRAYKEIIKNKKGKTVIVAVVDSGIDLEHEDLDGVLWTNKDEIPNNGKDDDGNGYVDDIHGYNFLGDSYNEQLEYVRMLRLNIGDASERAQARLLLDKEYPEALQNKQQYEQIYQVVKGADAAVKEELGKETYTKEDLKSIEPKTPIMEQSVAVLTQMFTYGDDIPSVLAELKEGITYFADQVNYNLNKDFNGRAPVGDDPYDITDVPYGNGNPKNQVDSESHGTHVAGIIAAERNNGIGMKGVAQNVEIMSVRAVPNGDEYDKDIALGIRYAVDNGAKIINCSFGKAFSPEAEWVYDAIKYAASKDVLIVHAAGNDGHDLDDPENPNYPNDAKLGQTDEFADNLITVGALTSSYGSDMVATFSNYGKQNVDVFAPGDDIYSTLPNNDYDFQGGTSMAAPAVAGVSALIRSYYPDLSAPQVKNIIMQSGLYSKASVIVAGDETKPTTFDKISKSGKMVNAYNALLLADNISKGRMTLNSNSK